Below is a window of Syntrophorhabdaceae bacterium DNA.
GAATAGCCTCTTTCGGCAGATACCGGTATTGTCTTTGAACATCCTGAAACATGGCGAGCAGATAGGATTTATCCTTGCCATACTTGTCGATTATGGTATTGATTGCCGCAGTATCGACCTCCATGTAATCCCCCTTTTTTTAATTGAAAAATATCCCTTTTACTTCAAACCACAGAGATATTTCATCCTTTCCCAATCTTTCTTTACCTTTTCCTGTATCAGGGAAATCGTTTTTACAGTCAGGTGCCTGAACCTGCCCTGGCCGTTCATGTAGTCTACAACATGACGTAACGGCTCGGGGTTATACGTTAATCTGTATTTGCCGTTTTCCACCTCGTAGAGGGGGAATACACCGGTTTCAACCGCCAGTCTCCCGTACCGTATGGCAAGGTCAGAGGGTATCCGCCAGCCCGTGGGACAGACAGAGAGGATATGGAGATAGGACGGTCCGTTGACCATCCGCGCCTTCTTGACCTTTGCGAGGAGGTCGAAGGGATAGGAAGGACAGGCTGTCGCGACGTAGGGGATATTGTGGGCAGCAGCGATCTTGGGCATGTTCTTCTTCTGCGTTGCCTGCCCGATGCTCCGTTTCCCCGGAGGACTGGTCGTTGTCATGGCACCGTAGGGCGTGGATGAAGAACGCTGGATACCGGTATTCATATAGGCCTCGTTGTCGACGCAGATGTAGGTGAACTTGTGTCCACGTTCCAGTGCTCCGGAGAGCGCCTGGAGACCGATGTCGCTGGTCCCGCCATCTCCTCCAATGGCAACAACATGGATATCCTTCCGGGGTATCTTCCCTTTTTCTGTGAGGATCTTAAGCGCCGATTCGACACCGGAGGCAACGGCGGCTGCATTCTCAAAGGCAACATGGATCCAGGGAAGACGCCAGTCGGTAAGGGGAAGCGGAGTGGAAATGATCTCCATACACCCTGTCGCCATTGCTACAATGGTGTTCTTCCCGAATCCCTTTAATGCCAGGCGCACTGCCAGTATCTCCGCGCATCCCTGGCACGCCCGGTGGCCG
It encodes the following:
- the porB gene encoding pyruvate synthase subunit PorB, translated to MMLPNIDIYAANTVTREEFAVSGHRACQGCAEILAVRLALKGFGKNTIVAMATGCMEIISTPLPLTDWRLPWIHVAFENAAAVASGVESALKILTEKGKIPRKDIHVVAIGGDGGTSDIGLQALSGALERGHKFTYICVDNEAYMNTGIQRSSSTPYGAMTTTSPPGKRSIGQATQKKNMPKIAAAHNIPYVATACPSYPFDLLAKVKKARMVNGPSYLHILSVCPTGWRIPSDLAIRYGRLAVETGVFPLYEVENGKYRLTYNPEPLRHVVDYMNGQGRFRHLTVKTISLIQEKVKKDWERMKYLCGLK